A stretch of Xenopus laevis strain J_2021 chromosome 8S, Xenopus_laevis_v10.1, whole genome shotgun sequence DNA encodes these proteins:
- the LOC108700599 gene encoding vomeronasal type-2 receptor 26, which translates to MSDMYFITSFLLALLLFPHTVGGKRKCGCNLTLNTIRNYYVDGDWIIGGIVTVNIDYDLFLTDFRVNAKFRGCTQLNVWNYQNVLAFVFAISEINKNPYLLPNITLGFHIVDNCLNEERAMLGIIDVLCGGNMRIPNYRCLHSHHLVAVVDGISTRLTLMLARILGIYKIPQDCIEETLVRSLRFLNSKRLPLKLFDLSWLSLQGKLFVRENVKYLLLVYFGSDVILIFSSNISYSSVGHKLSDKIQFPSFYQTVPSNVFQYLAIIKLIKYFSWTWVGIFVSDDEFGLPISQLLQRELTQNDICVAFIEFLIKGQMKADYRMKVSKSINSTNVIILYCDRDYVVTLQDILFQVPVSGKVWIISSQWDVLIGNDHYFKGLEPFNGSLAFTPHKGAMPGFKEFISSIKPDLYPKDIFMFTAWLELFECAYNKTIGFGTDTCTGKEINQYEGFSEEITYHSYSIYNAVYALAQALHVTQLEKRRQDSDGHFFRPWESNKYLKDNSFINGGGETISFDQNGEIPSKFDILNWVIKPNHNLHSIKVGGYDQLNSFQSLTINESLIRWSPAFNQTPFSSCSETCLRGYRKTPKVGYPACCYDCIPCPDGEITNQTDMKFCIKCPQTQWHNEKKEKCINKHITYLSYKEALGTSMASISVFLFFFTCLVMAVFIKYQNTPIVKANNRNLSYILLFSLKMCFLCTLIFIGHPIKLTCMLRQTMFAIVFSISLSSILAKTVTVVIVFHATRPGSKLKNCMGSKMSVSFVLFCSFVQVVICACWLGISPPFPQYNMEDEVGKIIAECNEESTVGFYCVLGYLLILASLSFIIAFLARDLPDTFNEAKLITFSMLKFCSVWISFIPAYVSTKGKNVVAVEIFAILASSMALLGCIFIPKCYIILLKPECNTRNCVKRIEHNIIIHH; encoded by the exons ATGTCTGATATGTACTTTATCACTTCATTCCTGTTAGCCCTGCTGTTGTTTCCGCACACGGTGGGAGGAAAGAGAAAATGTGGATGTAATCTGACGCTTAATACTATTCGTAATTATTATGTGGATGGAGATTGGATTATTGGAGGTATCGTTACAGTAAACATAGATTATGATCTCTTTCTCACAGATTTTCGAGTTAATGCAAAATTCAGAGGATGCACCCA ATTGAATGTCTGGAATTATCAGAATGTACTGGCCTTTGTCTTTGCTATCAGTGAAATTAATAAGAACCCTTATCTCCTGCCGAATATAACACTTGGCTTCCATATTGTTGACAACTGTTTAAATGAAGAACGAGCAATGCTTGGAATAATTGACGTTCTATGTGGAGGAAACATGCGAATACCCAACTATCGATGCCTACACTCACATCATTTGGTGGCTGTTGTTGATGGAATATCCACAAGACTGACCTTAATGTTGGCCAGGATTTTGGGAATTTACAAGATCCCACAG GACTGCATTGAGGAAACTCTGGTCAGGAGCTTGCGCTTCCTCAATAGCAAAAGGCTGCCTCTCAAGTTATTTGACCTATCCTGGCTCTCCCTTCAGGGAAAGCTCTTTGTTAGGGAGAATGTCAAGTATTTGTTGTTGGTGTATTTTGGTTCAGATGTGATCTTGATCTTTAGTTCGAAT aTTAGCTACAGTTCTGTTGGCCATAAATTAAGTGATAAGATCCAATTTCCCTCTTTTTATCAGACTGTACCAAGTAATGTTTTCCAGTACTTGGCcattattaaattaataaaatatttttcatggacATGGGTGGGAATATTTGTTTCAGATGATGAGTTTGGCTTGCCGATCAGTCAGTTACTACAGAGAGAACTTACCCAGAATGATATTTGTGTGGCCTTCATTGAATTTCTAATTAAAGGACAAATGAAAGCAGACTACAGAATGAAAGTTTCTAAAAGTATTAATTCAACCAATGTCATTATATTGTATTGTGATCGAGATTATGTTGTTACATTACAAGATATACTATTTCAAGTTCCAGTATCAGGCAAGGTGTGGATCATCTCCTCTCAGTGGGATGTTTTGATTGGAAATGACCATTATTTTAAAGGGCTTGAGCCATTCAATGGCAGTCTGGCTTTCACTCCACATAAAGGAGCAATGCCTGGCTTCAAGGAGTTTATTTCAAGCATAAAGCCAGATCTTTACCCCAAAGATATCTTTATGTTTACAGCCTGGCTTGAACTCTTTGAGTGTGCCTACAATAAAACTATTGGATTTGGTACGGACACATGCACAGGAAAAGAGATAAACCAATATGAAGGGTTCAGTGAGGAAATCACTTAccacagctacagtatatataatgctgTATATGCCTTGGCCCAGGCCTTACATGTTACGCAGTTAGAGAAAAGGAGACAAGACAGCGACGGACATTTTTTTAGACCTTGGGAG AGTAATAAATATTTGAAAGACAACAGTTTCATAAACGGTGGAGGGGAAACAATATCTTTTGATCAAAATGGAGAAATTCCCTCTAAGTTTGACATTCTGAATTGGGTGATCAAGCCCAACCACAATCTTCATAGTATCAAAGTTGGAGGTTATGATCAGCTAAACAGTTTCCAAAGTCTAACAATTAATGAAAGTCTTATAAGGTGGTCCCCAGCATTCAATCAG ACCCCATTCTCATCCTGCAGTGAAACCTGCCTTAGAGGATATAGAAAGACGCCTAAAGTTGGATATCCAGCCTGTTGCTATGACTGTATCCCCTGCCCAGATGGTGAGATAACAAACCAAACAG ATATGAAATTCTGTATCAAATGTCCCCAAACCCAATGGCACAATGAGAAGAAAGAAAAgtgtataaataaacacattaccTATTTATCCTATAAAGAAGCACTGGGTACATCGATGGCGTCAATAtcagtctttttattttttttcacgtGTTTGGTTATGGCCGTTTTTATAAAATACCAGAACACCCCAATTGTTAAGGCTAACAACAGAAATCTCAGCTACATACTCCTCTTCTCCCTCAAGATGTGTTTCCTCTGTACTTTAATATTTATTGGCCATCCTATTAAATTAACCTGCATGCTTCGTCAGACAATGTTTGCAATTGTTTTCTCTATTTCCCTTTCCTCTATCCTGGCTAAAACGGTGACCGTAGTCATTGTGTTTCATGCTACCAGGCCAGGAAGCAAGTTAAAGAACTGCATGGGATCTAAAATGTCAGTCTCTTTTGTATTGTTCTGTTCATTTGTTCAAGTTGTAATATGTGCTTGTTGGCTGGGAATTTCTCCCCCATTCCCACAGTATAACATGGAGGATGAAGTTGGAAAGATAATTGCTGAATGTAATGAAGAATCAACTGTTGGATTTTACTGTGTCCTGGGATACCTGTTGATTCTGGCCTCTCTCAGTTTCATCATTGCTTTCCTTGCAAGGGACCTGCCTGACACTTTCAATGAAGCCAAACTCATCACCTTCAGCATGTTGAAGTTCTGCAGTGTGTGGATCTCTTTTATTCCAGCCTATGTGAGCACTAAAGGCAAAAATGTTGTAGCAGTGGAAATATTTGCTATCCTGGCTTCTAGCATGGCACTACTGGGCTGTATATTTATCCCTAAGTGTTATATTATACTTCTAAAGCCTGAATGTAACACTAGAAATTGTGTTAAAAGAATTGAGCACAATATCATAATTCATCACTAG